One genomic segment of Streptomyces sp. RKND-216 includes these proteins:
- a CDS encoding DUF488 family protein: MGASQRNVRIRRIYDEPEEADGARVLIDRLWPRGMSRDKARLDDWVKDVAPSDELRRWYRHDPEHYAGFARRYRAELAESGRAEALEGLRERAATGPLTLLTATRNIGHSHATVLAEELSAPR; this comes from the coding sequence ATGGGTGCATCACAGCGGAACGTGCGGATCCGGCGGATCTACGACGAGCCGGAGGAGGCGGACGGCGCCCGGGTCCTGATCGACCGCCTCTGGCCGCGCGGGATGTCCCGGGACAAGGCGCGGCTCGACGACTGGGTGAAGGACGTCGCACCGTCCGACGAGCTGCGCCGCTGGTACCGCCACGATCCCGAGCACTATGCCGGCTTCGCCCGCCGGTACCGGGCGGAGCTGGCCGAGTCCGGACGCGCGGAGGCGCTGGAGGGCTTGCGTGAGCGCGCCGCCACCGGACCCCTCACGCTGCTGACCGCGACCCGGAACATCGGCCACAGCCACGCCACCGTCCTCGCCGAGGAGCTGTCGGCGCCTCGCTGA
- a CDS encoding arginine repressor, whose product MTEEQHSGQAVPHTRTARHRRIVDILNRQPVRSQSQLARLLADDGLSVTQATLSRDLDELGAVKIRNTGGELIYAVPGEGGDRRPRAPLGESASEARMARLAGELLISAEASANLVVLRTPPGAAQFLASAIDQGEVHQIIGTIAGDDTLLLISRDPDGGQALADHLLHLAQKER is encoded by the coding sequence ATGACCGAGGAGCAGCACAGCGGCCAGGCCGTGCCGCACACGCGCACGGCCCGGCACCGCCGCATCGTGGACATCCTGAACCGGCAGCCGGTCCGGTCGCAGAGCCAGCTCGCCAGGCTCCTCGCCGACGACGGCCTTTCCGTCACCCAGGCCACGCTCTCCCGCGACCTGGACGAACTGGGTGCGGTGAAGATCCGCAACACGGGGGGTGAGCTGATCTACGCCGTGCCGGGCGAGGGCGGCGACAGGAGGCCGCGCGCTCCGCTGGGGGAGTCCGCCAGCGAGGCGCGGATGGCCCGGCTGGCGGGCGAACTGCTCATCTCGGCCGAGGCGTCGGCCAACCTGGTGGTGCTGCGCACCCCGCCCGGTGCCGCCCAGTTCCTCGCCTCGGCGATCGACCAGGGCGAGGTGCACCAGATCATCGGCACCATCGCCGGCGACGACACCCTGCTCCTGATCAGCCGGGACCCCGACGGGGGCCAGGCACTGGCCGACCACCTGCTGCACCTGGCCCAGAAGGAACGCTGA
- a CDS encoding argininosuccinate synthase, with the protein MTERVVLAYSGGLDTSVAIGWIAEETGAEVVAVAVDVGQGGEDLDVIRKRALACGAVEAEVADAKDEFAEEYCLPAIKANALYMDRYPLVSALSRPTIVKHLVAAARKHGASTVAHGCTGKGNDQVRFEAGISSLAPDLTCIAPVRDYAMTRDKAIAFCEEKGLPIATSKKSPYSIDQNVFGRAVETGFLEDIWNAPIEDVYEYTENPAVPREADEVTITFDKGVPVAIDGTRVTVLQAIQQLNERAGAHGVGRIDMVEDRLVGIKSREVYESPGGIALIAAHQELENVTVERELARYKRQVEQRWAELVYDGMWFSPLKRALDGFVEQANEHVSGDIRMTLQGGRAVVTGRRSASSLYDFNLATYDSGDTFDQSLSKGFIEIFGMSSKIAAKRDLHQA; encoded by the coding sequence GTGACCGAGCGCGTCGTACTCGCATACTCCGGCGGCCTGGACACCTCCGTCGCCATCGGCTGGATCGCCGAGGAGACCGGAGCAGAGGTGGTCGCCGTCGCGGTGGACGTCGGCCAGGGCGGCGAGGACCTGGACGTCATCCGCAAGCGTGCGCTCGCCTGCGGTGCCGTCGAGGCCGAGGTCGCCGACGCCAAGGACGAGTTCGCCGAGGAGTACTGCCTCCCGGCGATCAAGGCCAACGCCCTGTACATGGACCGCTATCCGCTGGTCTCGGCGCTCTCCCGGCCGACCATCGTCAAGCACCTGGTCGCCGCCGCCCGGAAGCACGGCGCCTCCACCGTCGCCCACGGCTGCACCGGCAAGGGCAACGACCAGGTGCGGTTCGAGGCCGGCATCTCCTCTCTCGCCCCCGACCTGACGTGCATCGCCCCGGTCCGGGACTACGCGATGACCCGGGACAAGGCGATCGCGTTCTGCGAGGAGAAGGGCCTGCCCATCGCCACCTCCAAGAAGTCCCCGTACTCCATCGACCAGAACGTCTTCGGGCGGGCCGTGGAGACCGGTTTCCTGGAGGACATCTGGAACGCGCCGATCGAGGACGTCTACGAGTACACCGAGAACCCGGCCGTCCCCCGGGAGGCCGACGAGGTGACGATCACCTTCGACAAGGGCGTCCCGGTCGCGATCGACGGCACGCGGGTCACCGTGCTGCAGGCCATCCAGCAGCTCAACGAACGGGCGGGTGCGCACGGCGTCGGCCGGATCGACATGGTCGAGGACCGGCTCGTGGGCATCAAGTCGCGGGAGGTGTACGAGTCGCCCGGCGGCATCGCGCTCATCGCCGCCCACCAGGAGCTGGAGAACGTCACCGTCGAGCGGGAACTCGCCCGCTACAAGCGGCAGGTCGAGCAGCGGTGGGCCGAGCTCGTCTACGACGGCATGTGGTTCTCCCCGCTGAAGCGGGCCCTGGACGGCTTCGTCGAGCAGGCCAACGAGCACGTCAGCGGCGACATCCGGATGACGCTCCAGGGCGGCCGGGCCGTCGTCACCGGCCGGCGGTCGGCGAGCTCGCTCTACGACTTCAACCTGGCGACGTACGACAGCGGCGACACCTTCGACCAGTCCCTGTCCAAGGGCTTCATCGAGATCTTCGGCATGTCGAGCAAGATCGCCGCGAAGCGGGACCTGCACCAGGCGTAG